From one Triticum aestivum cultivar Chinese Spring chromosome 4B, IWGSC CS RefSeq v2.1, whole genome shotgun sequence genomic stretch:
- the LOC123094084 gene encoding serine/threonine-protein kinase fray2 isoform X1: protein MVRGGSMRRPSLAAVSAAAAEPAAPEFTLSADDYRLMEEVGFGANAVVYRAIFLPANRTIAVKCLDLDRINSNLDDVRKEAQIMKLIDHPNVIKAYCSFVVDHNLWVIMPFMAEGSCLHLMKVAHPDGLEEPVICSILKETLKALAYLHGQGHIHRDVKAGNILVDSPGVVKLGDFGVSACLFDRGDRQRSRNTFVGTPCWMAPEVLQPGTGYNFKADIWSFGITALELAHGHAPFSKYPPMKVLLMTLQNAPPGLDYDRDRKFSKSFKEMVAMCLVKDQTKRPTAEKLLKHSFFKNTKAPQLTVKSILTDLPPLWDRVKALQQKDAAHLASSEQEALSMSEYQRGVSAWHFDIEDLKAQALLINDDDPPELKEDDDIARITEVDKGTSFESHFGQSTLLNGNNHSERTCTTAVNPGGNGPETSDVFTSDLGNADSPRMVDGHTKQGSENGSLSSTSKQGSEGGNHRSEVRQRQRTFSGPVMYSGTRSSSLIERGYIIDKDAGARSPNKQKSDTGRIDDLSGPLSLSTRASANSLSAPIRSSGGYVGSLGDKPRVEIKGRFSVTSENVDLAKVQEIPVVKISPKPQEVRTQVSTMKRSASVGAWPVKAKSMSNSHHRREFRDSSVSASILIPHLENLVQQTTFQQDIITNLMSNLQQNEKPNGPQTRVQTMVGDTGVETGSAERERKLLAKVFELQSRMISLTDELIASKLKHVELQEELNRLYCQEETGETREDDYSGDL from the exons ATGGTGAGGGGCGGGAGCATGCGCCGGCCGTCTCTGGCGGCggtctcggcggcggcggccgagcccGCGGCGCCGGAGTTCACCCTGTCGGCGGACGACTACAGGCTCATGGAGGAGGTGGGCTTCGGCGCCAACGCCGTCGTCTACCGCGCAATCTTCCTCCCCGCCAACCGCACCATCGCCGTCAAGTGCCTCGATCTCGATCGAATCAACAGTAACCTC GATGATGTTCGCAAGGAGGCTCAGATCATGAAATTGATAGACCATCCTAACGTCATCAAGGCTTATTGCTCATTTGTTGTCGACCACAACCTTTGGGTCATAATGCCCTTCATGGCAGAGGGTTCATGTTTACACCTAATGAAGGTCGCACATCCTGACGGCCTGGAGGAGCCTGTCATCTGCTCTATTCTTAAAGAAACACTCAAGGCTCTCGCTTACCTCCATGGCCAAGGACATATCCACCGAGATGTTAAG GCGGGCAATATCCTTGTTGATAGCCCTGGTGTAGTGAAGCTTGGGGACTTTGGCGTATCTGCTTGCTTGTTTGACAGAGGCGATAGGCAAAGATCCAGGAATACATTTGTGGGAACACCGTGCTG GATGGCTCCAGAAGTTCTCCAGCCTGGAACCGGTTATAATTTCAA AGCTGATATTTGGTCATTTGGAATAACTGCACTGGAGCTTGCACATGGCCACGCTCCCTTCTCTAAGTACCCTCCCATGAAG GTTCTTCTCATGACCCTTCAAAATGCACCACCAGGTCTTGACTATGACCGTGATAGAAAATTCTCAAAG TCTTTCAAGGAAATGGTTGCAATGTGCTTGGTAAAAGATCAAACTAAGAGGCCAACAGCTGAGAAGTTACTAAAGCATTCGTTTTTCAAGAACACAAAGGCCCCACAGCTGACAGTTAAGAGCATCTTAACCGATTTGCCCCCTCTGTGGGATCGTGTGAAGGCACTCCAG CAAAAAGATGCAGCACACCTGGCTTCATCCGAACAGGAAGCACTTTCCATG AGTGAGTATCAACGAGGTGTCAGTGCATGGCACTTTGATATTGAGGATCTGAAGGCTCAAGCATTACTG ATTAATGATGACGATCCACCTGAATTGAAGGAAGATGATGACATCGCCCGAATAACTGAAGTTGATAAG GGCACATCTTTTGAGAGTCATTTTGGACAATCAACGCTTCTGAATGGAAATAACCACAG TGAACGAACTTGTACCACTGCAGTAAATCCAGGTGGAAATGGCCCTGAAACAAGTGATGTATTCACTTCTGACCTTGGCAATGCTGATAGTCCAAGGATGGTTGATGGACACACAAAGCAAGGATCAGAAAATGGTTCATTGTCCTCTACATCGAAGCAAGGTTCTGAGGGTGGAAATCACAGGAGTGAAGTTAGACAAAGACAAAGGACATTCTCTGGTCCGGTTATGTATTCCGGTACCCGCAGTAGTTCACTGATTGAAAGAGGTTATATTATTGATAA GGATGCAGGAGCTCGATCACCTAATAAACAAAAGAGTGACACGGGAAGAATCGATGATCTTAGTGGTCCGCTTTCACTTTCAACTCGTGCTTCTGCAAATAGTCTGTCTGCCCCTATTCGGTCTTCTGGAG GATATGTGGGCTCCTTGGGAGACAAGCCTAGGGTGGAAATAAAAGGCCGATTTTCCGTAACATCCGAAAATGTGGATCTGGCGAAG GTTCAGGAAATTCCAGTGGTCAAAATTTCACCTAAACCACAGGAGGTAAGAACTCAGGTCTCTACAATGAAAAGATCAGCCAGTGTTGGTGCTTGGCCAGTGAAGGCTAAGTCAATG TCTAATAGTCATCATCGAAGGGAATTCCGTGACAGCTCAGTATCTGCATCAATTCTGATTCCCCATCTTGAAAACCTTGTACAGCAGACCACATTCCAGCAA GATATCATCACGAACCTAATGAGTAACTTGCAACAGAATGAGAAACCCAATG GGCCGCAGACTAGAGTTCAGACTATGGTGGGTGATACAGGG GTTGAAACGGGCAGTGCTGAGAGAGAACGGAAACTACTTGCTAAAGTATTCGAATTACAGTCAAG GATGATTTCTTTAACCGACGAGCTGATTGCATCAAAGCTGAAGCATGTTGAG CTGCAAGAAGAGCTGAatagactctactgccaagaagaaaCAGGCGAGACAAGAGAGGATGACTACAGCGGAGACCTTTGA
- the LOC123094084 gene encoding serine/threonine-protein kinase BLUS1 isoform X3 has translation MVRGGSMRRPSLAAVSAAAAEPAAPEFTLSADDYRLMEEVGFGANAVVYRAIFLPANRTIAVKCLDLDRINSNLDDVRKEAQIMKLIDHPNVIKAYCSFVVDHNLWVIMPFMAEGSCLHLMKVAHPDGLEEPVICSILKETLKALAYLHGQGHIHRDVKAGNILVDSPGVVKLGDFGVSACLFDRGDRQRSRNTFVGTPCWMAPEVLQPGTGYNFKADIWSFGITALELAHGHAPFSKYPPMKVLLMTLQNAPPGLDYDRDRKFSKSFKEMVAMCLVKDQTKRPTAEKLLKHSFFKNTKAPQLTVKSILTDLPPLWDRVKALQQKDAAHLASSEQEALSMSEYQRGVSAWHFDIEDLKAQALLINDDDPPELKEDDDIARITEVDKGTSFESHFGQSTLLNGNNHRLNHERTCTTAVNPGGNGPETSDVFTSDLGNADSPRMVDGHTKQGSENGSLSSTSKQGSEGGNHRSEVRQRQRTFSGPVMYSGTRSSSLIERGYIIDKDAGARSPNKQKSDTGRIDDLSGPLSLSTRASANSLSAPIRSSGGYVGSLGDKPRVEIKGRFSVTSENVDLAKVQEIPVVKISPKPQESNSHHRREFRDSSVSASILIPHLENLVQQTTFQQDIITNLMSNLQQNEKPNGPQTRVQTMVGDTGVETGSAERERKLLAKVFELQSRMISLTDELIASKLKHVELQEELNRLYCQEETGETREDDYSGDL, from the exons ATGGTGAGGGGCGGGAGCATGCGCCGGCCGTCTCTGGCGGCggtctcggcggcggcggccgagcccGCGGCGCCGGAGTTCACCCTGTCGGCGGACGACTACAGGCTCATGGAGGAGGTGGGCTTCGGCGCCAACGCCGTCGTCTACCGCGCAATCTTCCTCCCCGCCAACCGCACCATCGCCGTCAAGTGCCTCGATCTCGATCGAATCAACAGTAACCTC GATGATGTTCGCAAGGAGGCTCAGATCATGAAATTGATAGACCATCCTAACGTCATCAAGGCTTATTGCTCATTTGTTGTCGACCACAACCTTTGGGTCATAATGCCCTTCATGGCAGAGGGTTCATGTTTACACCTAATGAAGGTCGCACATCCTGACGGCCTGGAGGAGCCTGTCATCTGCTCTATTCTTAAAGAAACACTCAAGGCTCTCGCTTACCTCCATGGCCAAGGACATATCCACCGAGATGTTAAG GCGGGCAATATCCTTGTTGATAGCCCTGGTGTAGTGAAGCTTGGGGACTTTGGCGTATCTGCTTGCTTGTTTGACAGAGGCGATAGGCAAAGATCCAGGAATACATTTGTGGGAACACCGTGCTG GATGGCTCCAGAAGTTCTCCAGCCTGGAACCGGTTATAATTTCAA AGCTGATATTTGGTCATTTGGAATAACTGCACTGGAGCTTGCACATGGCCACGCTCCCTTCTCTAAGTACCCTCCCATGAAG GTTCTTCTCATGACCCTTCAAAATGCACCACCAGGTCTTGACTATGACCGTGATAGAAAATTCTCAAAG TCTTTCAAGGAAATGGTTGCAATGTGCTTGGTAAAAGATCAAACTAAGAGGCCAACAGCTGAGAAGTTACTAAAGCATTCGTTTTTCAAGAACACAAAGGCCCCACAGCTGACAGTTAAGAGCATCTTAACCGATTTGCCCCCTCTGTGGGATCGTGTGAAGGCACTCCAG CAAAAAGATGCAGCACACCTGGCTTCATCCGAACAGGAAGCACTTTCCATG AGTGAGTATCAACGAGGTGTCAGTGCATGGCACTTTGATATTGAGGATCTGAAGGCTCAAGCATTACTG ATTAATGATGACGATCCACCTGAATTGAAGGAAGATGATGACATCGCCCGAATAACTGAAGTTGATAAG GGCACATCTTTTGAGAGTCATTTTGGACAATCAACGCTTCTGAATGGAAATAACCACAGGTTGAATCA TGAACGAACTTGTACCACTGCAGTAAATCCAGGTGGAAATGGCCCTGAAACAAGTGATGTATTCACTTCTGACCTTGGCAATGCTGATAGTCCAAGGATGGTTGATGGACACACAAAGCAAGGATCAGAAAATGGTTCATTGTCCTCTACATCGAAGCAAGGTTCTGAGGGTGGAAATCACAGGAGTGAAGTTAGACAAAGACAAAGGACATTCTCTGGTCCGGTTATGTATTCCGGTACCCGCAGTAGTTCACTGATTGAAAGAGGTTATATTATTGATAA GGATGCAGGAGCTCGATCACCTAATAAACAAAAGAGTGACACGGGAAGAATCGATGATCTTAGTGGTCCGCTTTCACTTTCAACTCGTGCTTCTGCAAATAGTCTGTCTGCCCCTATTCGGTCTTCTGGAG GATATGTGGGCTCCTTGGGAGACAAGCCTAGGGTGGAAATAAAAGGCCGATTTTCCGTAACATCCGAAAATGTGGATCTGGCGAAG GTTCAGGAAATTCCAGTGGTCAAAATTTCACCTAAACCACAGGAG TCTAATAGTCATCATCGAAGGGAATTCCGTGACAGCTCAGTATCTGCATCAATTCTGATTCCCCATCTTGAAAACCTTGTACAGCAGACCACATTCCAGCAA GATATCATCACGAACCTAATGAGTAACTTGCAACAGAATGAGAAACCCAATG GGCCGCAGACTAGAGTTCAGACTATGGTGGGTGATACAGGG GTTGAAACGGGCAGTGCTGAGAGAGAACGGAAACTACTTGCTAAAGTATTCGAATTACAGTCAAG GATGATTTCTTTAACCGACGAGCTGATTGCATCAAAGCTGAAGCATGTTGAG CTGCAAGAAGAGCTGAatagactctactgccaagaagaaaCAGGCGAGACAAGAGAGGATGACTACAGCGGAGACCTTTGA
- the LOC123094084 gene encoding serine/threonine-protein kinase BLUS1 isoform X4, producing the protein MVRGGSMRRPSLAAVSAAAAEPAAPEFTLSADDYRLMEEVGFGANAVVYRAIFLPANRTIAVKCLDLDRINSNLDDVRKEAQIMKLIDHPNVIKAYCSFVVDHNLWVIMPFMAEGSCLHLMKVAHPDGLEEPVICSILKETLKALAYLHGQGHIHRDVKAGNILVDSPGVVKLGDFGVSACLFDRGDRQRSRNTFVGTPCWMAPEVLQPGTGYNFKADIWSFGITALELAHGHAPFSKYPPMKVLLMTLQNAPPGLDYDRDRKFSKSFKEMVAMCLVKDQTKRPTAEKLLKHSFFKNTKAPQLTVKSILTDLPPLWDRVKALQQKDAAHLASSEQEALSMSEYQRGVSAWHFDIEDLKAQALLINDDDPPELKEDDDIARITEVDKGTSFESHFGQSTLLNGNNHSERTCTTAVNPGGNGPETSDVFTSDLGNADSPRMVDGHTKQGSENGSLSSTSKQGSEGGNHRSEVRQRQRTFSGPVMYSGTRSSSLIERGYIIDKDAGARSPNKQKSDTGRIDDLSGPLSLSTRASANSLSAPIRSSGGYVGSLGDKPRVEIKGRFSVTSENVDLAKVQEIPVVKISPKPQESNSHHRREFRDSSVSASILIPHLENLVQQTTFQQDIITNLMSNLQQNEKPNGPQTRVQTMVGDTGVETGSAERERKLLAKVFELQSRMISLTDELIASKLKHVELQEELNRLYCQEETGETREDDYSGDL; encoded by the exons ATGGTGAGGGGCGGGAGCATGCGCCGGCCGTCTCTGGCGGCggtctcggcggcggcggccgagcccGCGGCGCCGGAGTTCACCCTGTCGGCGGACGACTACAGGCTCATGGAGGAGGTGGGCTTCGGCGCCAACGCCGTCGTCTACCGCGCAATCTTCCTCCCCGCCAACCGCACCATCGCCGTCAAGTGCCTCGATCTCGATCGAATCAACAGTAACCTC GATGATGTTCGCAAGGAGGCTCAGATCATGAAATTGATAGACCATCCTAACGTCATCAAGGCTTATTGCTCATTTGTTGTCGACCACAACCTTTGGGTCATAATGCCCTTCATGGCAGAGGGTTCATGTTTACACCTAATGAAGGTCGCACATCCTGACGGCCTGGAGGAGCCTGTCATCTGCTCTATTCTTAAAGAAACACTCAAGGCTCTCGCTTACCTCCATGGCCAAGGACATATCCACCGAGATGTTAAG GCGGGCAATATCCTTGTTGATAGCCCTGGTGTAGTGAAGCTTGGGGACTTTGGCGTATCTGCTTGCTTGTTTGACAGAGGCGATAGGCAAAGATCCAGGAATACATTTGTGGGAACACCGTGCTG GATGGCTCCAGAAGTTCTCCAGCCTGGAACCGGTTATAATTTCAA AGCTGATATTTGGTCATTTGGAATAACTGCACTGGAGCTTGCACATGGCCACGCTCCCTTCTCTAAGTACCCTCCCATGAAG GTTCTTCTCATGACCCTTCAAAATGCACCACCAGGTCTTGACTATGACCGTGATAGAAAATTCTCAAAG TCTTTCAAGGAAATGGTTGCAATGTGCTTGGTAAAAGATCAAACTAAGAGGCCAACAGCTGAGAAGTTACTAAAGCATTCGTTTTTCAAGAACACAAAGGCCCCACAGCTGACAGTTAAGAGCATCTTAACCGATTTGCCCCCTCTGTGGGATCGTGTGAAGGCACTCCAG CAAAAAGATGCAGCACACCTGGCTTCATCCGAACAGGAAGCACTTTCCATG AGTGAGTATCAACGAGGTGTCAGTGCATGGCACTTTGATATTGAGGATCTGAAGGCTCAAGCATTACTG ATTAATGATGACGATCCACCTGAATTGAAGGAAGATGATGACATCGCCCGAATAACTGAAGTTGATAAG GGCACATCTTTTGAGAGTCATTTTGGACAATCAACGCTTCTGAATGGAAATAACCACAG TGAACGAACTTGTACCACTGCAGTAAATCCAGGTGGAAATGGCCCTGAAACAAGTGATGTATTCACTTCTGACCTTGGCAATGCTGATAGTCCAAGGATGGTTGATGGACACACAAAGCAAGGATCAGAAAATGGTTCATTGTCCTCTACATCGAAGCAAGGTTCTGAGGGTGGAAATCACAGGAGTGAAGTTAGACAAAGACAAAGGACATTCTCTGGTCCGGTTATGTATTCCGGTACCCGCAGTAGTTCACTGATTGAAAGAGGTTATATTATTGATAA GGATGCAGGAGCTCGATCACCTAATAAACAAAAGAGTGACACGGGAAGAATCGATGATCTTAGTGGTCCGCTTTCACTTTCAACTCGTGCTTCTGCAAATAGTCTGTCTGCCCCTATTCGGTCTTCTGGAG GATATGTGGGCTCCTTGGGAGACAAGCCTAGGGTGGAAATAAAAGGCCGATTTTCCGTAACATCCGAAAATGTGGATCTGGCGAAG GTTCAGGAAATTCCAGTGGTCAAAATTTCACCTAAACCACAGGAG TCTAATAGTCATCATCGAAGGGAATTCCGTGACAGCTCAGTATCTGCATCAATTCTGATTCCCCATCTTGAAAACCTTGTACAGCAGACCACATTCCAGCAA GATATCATCACGAACCTAATGAGTAACTTGCAACAGAATGAGAAACCCAATG GGCCGCAGACTAGAGTTCAGACTATGGTGGGTGATACAGGG GTTGAAACGGGCAGTGCTGAGAGAGAACGGAAACTACTTGCTAAAGTATTCGAATTACAGTCAAG GATGATTTCTTTAACCGACGAGCTGATTGCATCAAAGCTGAAGCATGTTGAG CTGCAAGAAGAGCTGAatagactctactgccaagaagaaaCAGGCGAGACAAGAGAGGATGACTACAGCGGAGACCTTTGA
- the LOC123094084 gene encoding serine/threonine-protein kinase 10 isoform X2: protein MWMHRIQCRIYPMMIYLVLMQYFSISFRGIVSRDRFKGSWMHVFSVVGPITWNTACSFLKCQTDDVRKEAQIMKLIDHPNVIKAYCSFVVDHNLWVIMPFMAEGSCLHLMKVAHPDGLEEPVICSILKETLKALAYLHGQGHIHRDVKAGNILVDSPGVVKLGDFGVSACLFDRGDRQRSRNTFVGTPCWMAPEVLQPGTGYNFKADIWSFGITALELAHGHAPFSKYPPMKVLLMTLQNAPPGLDYDRDRKFSKSFKEMVAMCLVKDQTKRPTAEKLLKHSFFKNTKAPQLTVKSILTDLPPLWDRVKALQQKDAAHLASSEQEALSMSEYQRGVSAWHFDIEDLKAQALLINDDDPPELKEDDDIARITEVDKGTSFESHFGQSTLLNGNNHRLNHERTCTTAVNPGGNGPETSDVFTSDLGNADSPRMVDGHTKQGSENGSLSSTSKQGSEGGNHRSEVRQRQRTFSGPVMYSGTRSSSLIERGYIIDKDAGARSPNKQKSDTGRIDDLSGPLSLSTRASANSLSAPIRSSGGYVGSLGDKPRVEIKGRFSVTSENVDLAKVQEIPVVKISPKPQEVRTQVSTMKRSASVGAWPVKAKSMSNSHHRREFRDSSVSASILIPHLENLVQQTTFQQDIITNLMSNLQQNEKPNGPQTRVQTMVGDTGVETGSAERERKLLAKVFELQSRMISLTDELIASKLKHVELQEELNRLYCQEETGETREDDYSGDL, encoded by the exons ATGTGGATGCATCGAATTCAATGTAGGATATATCCCATGATGATATATCTTGTTTTGATGCAGTACTTTTCTATATCGTTTCGAGGAATTGTTTCAAGGGATCGTTTCAAGGGATCATGGATGCACGTATTTTCTGTAGTTGGCCCCATCACCTGGAATACCGCTTGCTCGTTTCTCAAGTGCCAAACT GATGATGTTCGCAAGGAGGCTCAGATCATGAAATTGATAGACCATCCTAACGTCATCAAGGCTTATTGCTCATTTGTTGTCGACCACAACCTTTGGGTCATAATGCCCTTCATGGCAGAGGGTTCATGTTTACACCTAATGAAGGTCGCACATCCTGACGGCCTGGAGGAGCCTGTCATCTGCTCTATTCTTAAAGAAACACTCAAGGCTCTCGCTTACCTCCATGGCCAAGGACATATCCACCGAGATGTTAAG GCGGGCAATATCCTTGTTGATAGCCCTGGTGTAGTGAAGCTTGGGGACTTTGGCGTATCTGCTTGCTTGTTTGACAGAGGCGATAGGCAAAGATCCAGGAATACATTTGTGGGAACACCGTGCTG GATGGCTCCAGAAGTTCTCCAGCCTGGAACCGGTTATAATTTCAA AGCTGATATTTGGTCATTTGGAATAACTGCACTGGAGCTTGCACATGGCCACGCTCCCTTCTCTAAGTACCCTCCCATGAAG GTTCTTCTCATGACCCTTCAAAATGCACCACCAGGTCTTGACTATGACCGTGATAGAAAATTCTCAAAG TCTTTCAAGGAAATGGTTGCAATGTGCTTGGTAAAAGATCAAACTAAGAGGCCAACAGCTGAGAAGTTACTAAAGCATTCGTTTTTCAAGAACACAAAGGCCCCACAGCTGACAGTTAAGAGCATCTTAACCGATTTGCCCCCTCTGTGGGATCGTGTGAAGGCACTCCAG CAAAAAGATGCAGCACACCTGGCTTCATCCGAACAGGAAGCACTTTCCATG AGTGAGTATCAACGAGGTGTCAGTGCATGGCACTTTGATATTGAGGATCTGAAGGCTCAAGCATTACTG ATTAATGATGACGATCCACCTGAATTGAAGGAAGATGATGACATCGCCCGAATAACTGAAGTTGATAAG GGCACATCTTTTGAGAGTCATTTTGGACAATCAACGCTTCTGAATGGAAATAACCACAGGTTGAATCA TGAACGAACTTGTACCACTGCAGTAAATCCAGGTGGAAATGGCCCTGAAACAAGTGATGTATTCACTTCTGACCTTGGCAATGCTGATAGTCCAAGGATGGTTGATGGACACACAAAGCAAGGATCAGAAAATGGTTCATTGTCCTCTACATCGAAGCAAGGTTCTGAGGGTGGAAATCACAGGAGTGAAGTTAGACAAAGACAAAGGACATTCTCTGGTCCGGTTATGTATTCCGGTACCCGCAGTAGTTCACTGATTGAAAGAGGTTATATTATTGATAA GGATGCAGGAGCTCGATCACCTAATAAACAAAAGAGTGACACGGGAAGAATCGATGATCTTAGTGGTCCGCTTTCACTTTCAACTCGTGCTTCTGCAAATAGTCTGTCTGCCCCTATTCGGTCTTCTGGAG GATATGTGGGCTCCTTGGGAGACAAGCCTAGGGTGGAAATAAAAGGCCGATTTTCCGTAACATCCGAAAATGTGGATCTGGCGAAG GTTCAGGAAATTCCAGTGGTCAAAATTTCACCTAAACCACAGGAGGTAAGAACTCAGGTCTCTACAATGAAAAGATCAGCCAGTGTTGGTGCTTGGCCAGTGAAGGCTAAGTCAATG TCTAATAGTCATCATCGAAGGGAATTCCGTGACAGCTCAGTATCTGCATCAATTCTGATTCCCCATCTTGAAAACCTTGTACAGCAGACCACATTCCAGCAA GATATCATCACGAACCTAATGAGTAACTTGCAACAGAATGAGAAACCCAATG GGCCGCAGACTAGAGTTCAGACTATGGTGGGTGATACAGGG GTTGAAACGGGCAGTGCTGAGAGAGAACGGAAACTACTTGCTAAAGTATTCGAATTACAGTCAAG GATGATTTCTTTAACCGACGAGCTGATTGCATCAAAGCTGAAGCATGTTGAG CTGCAAGAAGAGCTGAatagactctactgccaagaagaaaCAGGCGAGACAAGAGAGGATGACTACAGCGGAGACCTTTGA
- the LOC123089867 gene encoding AAA-ATPase At2g46620-like produces MPVLLLLAYAALAMAALRLALSHRSALHALRRLWRWTDDQTQAYQLHEVPRRLRDVDGLNQENPLFRKAAAYVSSLPSLEDANAVSVLSSSANKTHGGFSLRLGPGHTARDAFLGARLQWTCLARGDGGQEEALVLRVRRHDRTRVLRPYLQHVESVADDMELRRRELRLFVNAGCGGVDGAPRWASAPFAHPATLDAVAMDPDLKARVRADLESFSKGRAYYHRLGRVWRRSYLLHGPPGTGKSTFAAAMARFLGYDVYDVDLSRADVVDLRALLMRTTPRSLILLEDLDRHLQLQGAQGDGAEARVLSFMDGVSSCCGEERVMVFTMRGGAPLPAAVTRPGRLDVHVRFTLCDFEAFKALAGSYLGLTDHKLFPQVEEGFNAAGERRPSPAELGEIMLANRASPSRALRTVITRLQLQRASEGSAAPTTAPPRMPHRRITSWSGAGQWDGGAEEEAGTTGGGALGKDAAPMRELKKLYGLIKTRSRKEGSGVAPSEEGEAAATAAVSGRWSGSGSNHGMER; encoded by the coding sequence atgcccgtcctcctcctcctcgcctacGCCGCGCTCGCCATGGCCGCGCTGCGCCTGGCGCTGTCGCACAGGTCCGCGCTCCACGCGCTGCGCCGGCTGTGGCGCTGGACCGACGACCAAACGCAGGCGTACCAGCTCCACGAGGTGCCACGCAGGCTCCGCGACGTCGACGGCCTCAACCAGGAGAACCCGCTCTTCCGCAAGGCCGCGGCGTACGTCTCCTCCCTGCCCTCGCTCGAGGACGCCAACGCCGTCTCCGTGCTCTCCTCCTCTGCCAACAAGACCCACGGCGGCTTCTCCCTCCGCCTCGGCCCCGGCCACACCGCGCGGGACGCCTTCCTCGGCGCGCGCCTCCAGTGGACCTGCCTGGCCCGCGGGGACGGCGGCCAGGAGGAGGCCCTCGTGCTGCGCGTGCGCCGCCACGACCGGACCCGGGTGCTGCGGCCCTACCTGCAGCACGTCGAGTCCGTGGCCGACGACATGGAGCTGCGTCGGCGCGAGCTTCGGCTCTTCGTGAACGCCGGTTGCGGCGGCGTGGACGGGGCGCCGAGGTGGGCGTCGGCGCCGTTCGCGCACCCTGCCACGCTCGACGCCGTGGCCATGGACCCGGACCTCAAGGCCCGCGTGCGCGCCGACCTGGAGAGCTTCTCCAAGGGCCGCGCATACTACCACCGCCTCGGCCGCGTCTGGCGCCGGAGCTACCTCCTCCACGGCCCGCCCGGCACCGGCAAGTCCACCTTCGCGGCCGCCATGGCGCGCTTCCTCGGCTACGATGTGTACGACGTGGACCTGTCCCGCGCCGACGTCGTCGACCTCCGCGCGCTGCTCATGCGCACCACCCCGCGCTCGCTCATCCTCCTCGAGGACCTCGACCGCCACCTGCAGCTCCAAGGTGCCCAAGGCGACGGCGCGGAGGCGCGGGTGCTCAGCTTCATGGACGGCGTGTCCTCGTGCTGCGGCGAGGAGCGCGTGATGGTGTTCACCATGCGGGGCGGCGCGCCCTTGCCCGCGGCGGTGACGCGGCCGGGGCGGCTGGACGTGCACGTCCGGTTCACGCTCTGCGACTTCGAGGCCTTCAAGGCGCTGGCCGGGAGCTACCTGGGGCTCACGGACCACAAGCTGTTCCCGCAGGTGGAGGAGGGGTTCAacgccgccggcgagcgccgccccaGCCCCGCGGAGCTGGGCGAGATCATGCTGGCCAACCGCGCGTCCCCGAGCCGCGCGCTGCGCACCGTCATCACGAGGCTCCAGCTCCAGCGCGCGTCCGAAGGCTCGGCCGCGCCGACAACAGCGCCTCCGCGGATGCCGCACCGGCGGATCACGAGCTGGTCAGGGGCCGGGCAGTGGGACggcggggcggaggaggaggcggggacgacgggcggcggcgcgttGGGCAAGGACGCGGCGCCGATGCGGGAGCTGAAGAAGCTGTACGGGCTGATCAAGACGAGGAGCCGGAAGGAGGGCTCCGGGGTCGCGCCGtcggaggaaggcgaggcggcggcgacggcggcggtgagcGGGCGCTGGTCCGGGTCCGGCAGCAACCACGGCATGGAGCGGTGA